CGGACTGGCAACGTGGCAACGGCGCGGCGGATCGCGCACACGATTAGGGGTCCGGTCGGGATTTTTGGGGCGGCGGCCGCCGAGACTGCCGCCCGCCGACTCGAAGCCGCCGCCGCGGACGGCGACCTGGACAACGGGACCGAACTGTTCGGGCAACTCGAAGACGAAATCCGACGGCTCCTGGCCGCACTCGACGAAGCGGGTGGCGGTTGAGCGCCGGGTGGGGCAAAACGCATCGCCCGATGAGCGACGGGCGGGCGCGGGAGGAATGACCATGAAGATCCTGGTCGCCGAAGACGACGCGATGGTGAGCTACCTGCTCAAAGCGACCCTATCCAAGTGGGGGTACGAGGTCGTTGCCGTCCACGACGGCGAGGCGGCCCTGCGCGCCCTCCAGGGACCGAACGCCCCGGGCATCGCGCTGCTCGACTGGATGATGCCCGGGCTCGACGGCACCGAAGTTTGCCGGCGGATTCGGTGCGACAAGGCCCGGGCCGCGACGTATTTGATCCTGCTCACGAGCCGCGAGTCGAAGGCGGACATCATCGTCGGCCTCCAGAGCGGGGCCAACGATTACATCATCAAGCCGTTCGACCACGGCGAACTCCAGGCCCGCGTCGGCGTCGGGCGCACCGTCGTCGAACTCCAACAGGCCCTGGTCGCGCGCGTCCGCGAACTCGAAGACGCGACGGCACACGTCAAACAGCTGCGCGGGTTGTTGCCCGTTTGCATGTACTGCAAGAAGGTTCGCGACGACCAGAATTACTGGGAAAAGGTCGAGGCGTACATCAGCAAGCACCTGGACACTACCATTTCGCACGGCATCTGCCCGGACTGCTGGGCGAGCGAAATCGTGCCGCAAATGAGCCGCTTCGGAATCAACACCGACTCATTAAAGGAACTGGAATAACCCGGCGCCCGCGTCCCGAGGGGAGGGCAGATGTCCGGGAAGTTGACGACTGTTCTCAACACACGTCCACTACACGTCGACCGATAGCAAGCTTTCATTTCGAGCGTCCGCACGGCACTGGTGAACGGCGGGGGGGCCGATTCTTATAATTGCCCACGTCCCGTACCCGGCACCCGCGAATGCTCTCCCATGATCCCCGTCGAAACGTTAACGGTCGTCGGCGTCGGCCTGATCGGCGGATCGGTCGGGCTAGCGGCGAAAACCCGCGGGGCGGCCCGGCGCGTCGTCGGCGTCGGGCGGGACGAGCGCAACCTGGCGCGGGCCGCGGCCGTGGGAGCCATCGACACCTTTACCTCAGATTTGAGTGTCGGCGTCGCCACGGCCGACCTCGTCGTCGTCTGTACGCCGGTCGACCGCGTGGGCGCGGATGTGCTGGCGGCAGCGGCGGCGGCCCCTCCCCGCGCGGTCATCACCGACGCCGGCAGCACCAAGGGAAACATCGTGCGCGAGTTGGCCGGCAAACTCCCGGCCGACCGCCCCACGTTCGTCGGCAGCCACCCCCTCGCGGGCTCAGAGAAAAAGGGCGCGGCACACTCCCGGGCCGACCTGTTCGACGACCGGCTCGTGATCGTCACCCCGACGGCCGAGACGGACCTGGAAGCGGTTTCCCTGGTCGAACTCTTCTGGCAGAAACTCGGCGCGCGGGTCGTCCGCATGGACCCGTTTGAACACGACCGGGCGCTGGCCGTCACCAGCCACCTCCCCCACGCGGCGGCGTCCGGGTTGGCCGGGGTGACGCCCCCGGCGTGGCTCGGGTTGACCGCCGGGGGGTTCCGGGATTGCACGCGCATCGCCTCCGGCGACCCGCAGTTATGGGCCGCCATCTTCGAGGCCAACCGGGACGCCGTGACGGCGGCTCTGGACAAATTCACCGACCGGATGGCGGGATTGCGGCAGGCGCTGACGGCCGGAGACACGGCGGGCGTGATTCAGTGGTTGACCGAAGCGAAACAGGTGCGCGATGCTCTGGGAAGTTGAGATCCGGCCGACCGGCCGCGATGGCGAGCGCGAGCGGGCGTGCGACGAGTTCGACCTACTCACCCACTCGGCCCGCGGGGCGGACGTGGTCGTCGGCTCGGCCCGCGGGTTCCTGCTCGAAGGGCCGCTCGACGGCGCGGACGTAGCCCGGCTGTGTACCGCCTTACTAGTCGATCCACTGGTCGAGACGGTGGCCGTCCGCGAGGTCGGGATGGCGGCCGGTTCGCACGTCCACACCGTCCTGCTCAAGCCGGGCGTCATGGACCCAGTTTCCGAGAGCGTGAAGAAAGCCGCGGCGGACGTCGGCGCACAAGTCGACGAGGTTCGCACGTTCCGCCGCTACTTCGGCAAAGCGGATACGCCTGCGGCCGATCACGAACTGATGTTCCGTAAAGTGCTGGCGAACGACGCGATCGAACAAGTGGTAGCCGGTTCGCTCCACGCCGATCACCTCGCCCTCGGTCGGCCGTATGAATTCCAACGGATGACTGTCCCGATTCGGGACTTGAGCGAGACTGCCCTTCTGACGCTGAGTAAGGACGGTCAACTCGCACTCACGCTGGACGAGATGCTCACGATCCAGGCGCACTTCCGCAAGCAAGACCGCGACCCGACCGACGTGGAACTGGAAACGATCGCCCAGACGTGGTCCGAGCACTGCTCGCACAAGACTTTGAAAGGCGCCATCGAGTACACCGAAGTCACGGCCAAAGGACGGCAAACCCGACGGTACAAGAACCTGCTCAAAGAAACCGTCTTCGGGGCCACCCAGACGATCCGCCAAACGCTCGGGGCGGACGACTGGTGCGTGAGCGTCTTCGCGGACAACGCCGGCGTGGTCAAATTCGACGACAAGTTCCACATCTGTTTCAAGGTCGAGACGCACAACCGCCCGTCCGCCATCGAGCCTTACGGCGGCTCGAACACCGGCATCGGCGGCGTGATCCGGGACATCCTCGGCACCGGCCTGGCGGCCAAGCCGGTCTGCAACACCGACATCTTCTGCTTCGCACGCCCCGACTACCCGGCCGACCAACTCCCGCCCGGCGTCCTCCACCCGCGCCGCGTCGCCCACGGCGTCGTCGCCGGGGTTCGCGACTACGGCAACCGGATGGGTATCCCGACCGTCAACGGGGCGATCGTCTTCGACGACCGCTACCTGGCGAATCCACTCGTTTTCTGCGGAACGGTCGGTCTCCTCCCGATCGGCCTGGAGAACAAGAAGGTCGGCGCCGGCGACCTGATCGTGGCGCTCGGCGGGCGGACCGGGCGGGACGGCATCCACGGGGCGACGTTCTCGTCCGAAGGGTTGACCGACGCCTCCGAGAAGGTGAGCGGCGGGGCAGTCCAGATCGGCAACGCGATCGCCGAGAAGAAGGTTCTCGACGTGATCCTACAGGCCCGCGATCGCGGCCTCTACACCGCCGTGACCGACTGCGGTGCGGGCGGTTTTAGCTCGGCAGTCGGCGAAATGGCGGCCGACCTCGGCGCCCACGTCGCGCTCGAAAAAGCCCCCCTGAAATACGACGGGCTGAGTTACACGGACATCTGGATCAGCGAGTCGCAGGAGCGGATGGTCCTGTCCGTCCCGTCGGCCTCATGGCCCGAACTTCGGGCTCTCGCGAAGAGCGAGGGCGTCGAGGCCGCCGTCCTCGGGACGTTCGAGGAGACGAGCCGGCTCAAGCTGAGTTACCACGGTCAGCCCATCGCCGACCTGGACATGCACTTCCTGCACGACGGCCGGCCGGACATCTCCCGCGTAGCCGAGTGGCACGCCCCGTCCGTCGAGCCGACGAATACCAAAGCCCCGGCGATCAATCCGCAGGACGCCCTTCTGAAGATCCTCGGCGCGTATTCCGTCTGCTCGAAGGAATGGGTGATCCGACAGTACGATCACGAAGTTCAGGGCGGGAGCGTGGTCAAGCCGCTCGTCGGCGTCGTGAACGACGGCCCGTCGGACGCGGCGGTCGTCATGCCGGTCCTCGGGTCGTGGGTCGGGGCGGCGATTGGTAATGGGATAAACCCGCGGTACGCCGACCTCGACCCCTACGCCGGTGCCGCGGCCGCCATCGACGAGGCGGTGCGAAACGTCGTGGCCGTCGGCGGCGATCCGCGTCGGACGGCGATCCTCGACAACTTCTGCTGGGGCAACGTGACTGACCCGCAGATGCTCGGGGCACTGGTCCGCACCGCGGAAGCGTGCCGCGATGTGGCCGTCGCGTATGGCACGCCGTTCATCAGCGGCAAGGACAGCCTGAATAACGAGTACAAGTCGCCGACGCAACGGATCGCGATCCCGCACACGCTGCTCATTTCCGCGCTCGCCCGAGTGCCGGACGTCCGCCAGTGCGTGACGATGGATCTGAAGGAATCCGGCAACGATCTTTACCTCGTGGGCACGACAAAGGACGAACTCGGCGGGTCGCACCTGAATCTGGTGGCGGGCCGTCTGGGGGGGATGCCGCCGACCCCGGACGTCAGCATCGCTCCCCAAGTTTTCGCGGCCGTCCATCGAGCGATCGCGGGCGGACTTGTCCGCGCGTGCCACGACTTGAGCGAAGGCGGCTTGGCCGTCGCGGCCGCGGAGATGGCGTTCGCGGGCGGGGTCGGCGCAGACATCAAGGCTCTGCCCGGGGTCGATGGGTTGAGCGACGAAGCCCGACTCTTCAGCGAATCAACGACCCGCTTCCTGATCGAAGCCAAGCCTGGGAGCGCCGCTCAACTGGCGAAAGAGTTTGCCGGCCTCCCCTTCACCAAGATCGGCGCCACGACCACCGAGCCCCGACTCCGCATCGCCGGTGCGAGCGGTGAGTGGTTGATCTGGGTCAAACTCGCGGACCTGAAAGAAGCGTGGCAAAAGCCGCTTCGCTGGTAAGAAAATCCATTTCACCGCAGAGGGCGCAGAGAACGCTGAGAAGACAAAATACTAAATGTTTTTGTCTTCTCAGCGTTCTCTGCGCCCTCTGCGGTGAAAATGCTTTTCTGGATTTTTCTCGCGCTCTCCGGCACCACAAAAGGTGAAATAGGGTACTTCCCTACCCGGATGAGTATCCCCTCTCATGACGTCTCCTGCCTCTCGTCGCGAGTTCCTCGCGGCTTCCGCCAGCGCGGTCGCGCTGGCGACCGCCCCCGCTGTCCACGCCGCCGGGGACGACACGCTACGGATCGGCCTGATCGGATGTGGCGGCCGCGGCACCGGCGCGGCCGACCAGGCACTGCGCGCGGATAAGAAAGTTAAACTCGTCGCGATGGGCGACGCCTTCGAGGACCGCCTCAACGAGAGCTTGACCGGTCTTCGCAAAATCCCCGAGATCGCCGACAAAATCGCTGTCGCACCCGACCACTGTTTCACGGGATTCGACGCCTACAAGCACGTCATCGCTGCCAGTGACGTAGTGCTGCTGTGTACACCCCCGCACTTCCGTCCGCTGCACCTGAAGGCCGCGGTCGACGCCGGGAAGCACGTCTTCGCCGAGAAGCCCTGCGCGGTAGACGCCCCGGGTGTGAGGTCGGTGCTGGCGAGCTGCGCGGCGGCCAAGGCGAAAGGCGTGGCCGTCGTCTCCGGGCTCTGCCTGCGGTTCGACGCCGGGTTCCGCGAGACGGTCCGCCGGATTCACGACGGCGCGATCGGCGACGTGGTCATGCTGGAAGCCAACGACTACCGGAGCGGGCGGTGGGCAAAGCCGCGGCAGCCGGGCTGGACCGACATGCATTACCAGATGCGCAACTGGTACAACTTCACCTGGCTCTCCGGCGATTTCAACGTCGAGCAGCACGTCCACTTCCTCGATACCTGCGCGTGGGTGATGAAGGACGAATACCCAGTCCGCGCGATCGGGATGGGCGGCCGGGAGGTGCTGACCGGGCCGGAATATGGCAACATTTACGACCACTTCTCGGTCGTCTACGAGTACGCGAGCGGCGCCCGCCTCGTGAGCAACTGCCGGCAGCAGAAGGGCTGCGACAACGATCTGAGCGCGCACGCTCTCGGCAGCAAGGGCCGGGCTTCACTTTCCGAACGCAGAGGTGGGTGCGCGATCAAGGGCGCGACGAACTGGGGTTACGACGGCTCGGGTAACGCCATGTATCAGGCCGAACACGACGAGCTGTTTGCCAGCATCCGTGCCGGTACCCCGATCAACAACGGCGAGTACATGGCCAAGAGTACGCTGCTCGCCATCATGGGCCGGATGGCCGCGTACACCGGCCGCCGGGTGACGTGGCAGCAGGCGATGAAGTCGGTCGAAGACCTGTCGCCGCCGAAATACGATTGGGACGTCAAACTACCCGACCCGCACCCCGCGGTGCCCGGGGTGACGAAGTTTGTGTGAACCGACGGTGGGTCTGGGGCCTCAACTCGGAGTGCCGGCGTTCGTCTTGCCTGGGTCGCTTGTTTTGAACAGCGGTTCGGCCGCGTTCGCCATCACTCCGGTAATCGTGCAAAGAACGAACGCCCCGGCACCGGAGTACATCACGGCGTCCCACCCGCCCCGTTCGAAAACGAACTTGACCAGTAGTAACGAGAGGCCGGCGCCCAAGTTCCCCCACATGTTCGCCCACCCGATCACCGCCCCGACCTGCTTGCCACCGGTGTCCTGGGCGAACGCCCAGACGGCGGGGATGCCGAAATCCTGGAAAACGGCCATGACCGTGAGTGCGGCCGTCACCAGCCAGGGGTCGGGCAGCCAGGGAATCGAAGCCATCATGACGACGCACGGAACTTTGGCCGCCCCCATTGTGAGCGCCCGGCCCCAGCGCGGGCCGTAAGATTGTGTGAGCCGATCGGTCACCCACCCGCCGGCGACGAGACTGAACGACGCGAAGAACAGCGGCAGCGTCGTCATCAGGCCACGGAGATCGACCGGCACGCCAAACCGCTCCTCAAGGAACCGCGGCATCAGGGTGATCAAGAAGACCCAGCCGGCGTTCCCGA
This portion of the Fimbriiglobus ruber genome encodes:
- a CDS encoding response regulator transcription factor; the protein is MKILVAEDDAMVSYLLKATLSKWGYEVVAVHDGEAALRALQGPNAPGIALLDWMMPGLDGTEVCRRIRCDKARAATYLILLTSRESKADIIVGLQSGANDYIIKPFDHGELQARVGVGRTVVELQQALVARVRELEDATAHVKQLRGLLPVCMYCKKVRDDQNYWEKVEAYISKHLDTTISHGICPDCWASEIVPQMSRFGINTDSLKELE
- a CDS encoding prephenate dehydrogenase, whose amino-acid sequence is MIPVETLTVVGVGLIGGSVGLAAKTRGAARRVVGVGRDERNLARAAAVGAIDTFTSDLSVGVATADLVVVCTPVDRVGADVLAAAAAAPPRAVITDAGSTKGNIVRELAGKLPADRPTFVGSHPLAGSEKKGAAHSRADLFDDRLVIVTPTAETDLEAVSLVELFWQKLGARVVRMDPFEHDRALAVTSHLPHAAASGLAGVTPPAWLGLTAGGFRDCTRIASGDPQLWAAIFEANRDAVTAALDKFTDRMAGLRQALTAGDTAGVIQWLTEAKQVRDALGS
- the purL gene encoding phosphoribosylformylglycinamidine synthase subunit PurL; this encodes MLWEVEIRPTGRDGERERACDEFDLLTHSARGADVVVGSARGFLLEGPLDGADVARLCTALLVDPLVETVAVREVGMAAGSHVHTVLLKPGVMDPVSESVKKAAADVGAQVDEVRTFRRYFGKADTPAADHELMFRKVLANDAIEQVVAGSLHADHLALGRPYEFQRMTVPIRDLSETALLTLSKDGQLALTLDEMLTIQAHFRKQDRDPTDVELETIAQTWSEHCSHKTLKGAIEYTEVTAKGRQTRRYKNLLKETVFGATQTIRQTLGADDWCVSVFADNAGVVKFDDKFHICFKVETHNRPSAIEPYGGSNTGIGGVIRDILGTGLAAKPVCNTDIFCFARPDYPADQLPPGVLHPRRVAHGVVAGVRDYGNRMGIPTVNGAIVFDDRYLANPLVFCGTVGLLPIGLENKKVGAGDLIVALGGRTGRDGIHGATFSSEGLTDASEKVSGGAVQIGNAIAEKKVLDVILQARDRGLYTAVTDCGAGGFSSAVGEMAADLGAHVALEKAPLKYDGLSYTDIWISESQERMVLSVPSASWPELRALAKSEGVEAAVLGTFEETSRLKLSYHGQPIADLDMHFLHDGRPDISRVAEWHAPSVEPTNTKAPAINPQDALLKILGAYSVCSKEWVIRQYDHEVQGGSVVKPLVGVVNDGPSDAAVVMPVLGSWVGAAIGNGINPRYADLDPYAGAAAAIDEAVRNVVAVGGDPRRTAILDNFCWGNVTDPQMLGALVRTAEACRDVAVAYGTPFISGKDSLNNEYKSPTQRIAIPHTLLISALARVPDVRQCVTMDLKESGNDLYLVGTTKDELGGSHLNLVAGRLGGMPPTPDVSIAPQVFAAVHRAIAGGLVRACHDLSEGGLAVAAAEMAFAGGVGADIKALPGVDGLSDEARLFSESTTRFLIEAKPGSAAQLAKEFAGLPFTKIGATTTEPRLRIAGASGEWLIWVKLADLKEAWQKPLRW
- a CDS encoding Gfo/Idh/MocA family protein; the encoded protein is MTSPASRREFLAASASAVALATAPAVHAAGDDTLRIGLIGCGGRGTGAADQALRADKKVKLVAMGDAFEDRLNESLTGLRKIPEIADKIAVAPDHCFTGFDAYKHVIAASDVVLLCTPPHFRPLHLKAAVDAGKHVFAEKPCAVDAPGVRSVLASCAAAKAKGVAVVSGLCLRFDAGFRETVRRIHDGAIGDVVMLEANDYRSGRWAKPRQPGWTDMHYQMRNWYNFTWLSGDFNVEQHVHFLDTCAWVMKDEYPVRAIGMGGREVLTGPEYGNIYDHFSVVYEYASGARLVSNCRQQKGCDNDLSAHALGSKGRASLSERRGGCAIKGATNWGYDGSGNAMYQAEHDELFASIRAGTPINNGEYMAKSTLLAIMGRMAAYTGRRVTWQQAMKSVEDLSPPKYDWDVKLPDPHPAVPGVTKFV